The following are encoded together in the Glycine soja cultivar W05 chromosome 5, ASM419377v2, whole genome shotgun sequence genome:
- the LOC114413783 gene encoding probable receptor-like protein kinase At5g61350 has protein sequence MHCTFSKKKKNYLQFLPRIHHSCTPCSSPPSLWSLNNGRRKQRNHSEASFCVIPFNISSPFFLFTPAKCDSSFSPNVNYLIDCGSSHPTLLKDGRTFKSDRETTSLLSTTEDLQISLDSYLSPSVPSSSSLPLHQTARVFQEESTYSFYIYKSGRLWVRLYFFPLPDPSYNLTSAVFSVQTNQHVLLHEFSVRNNDTSVFKEYLVNVSDSRFSLKFKPKKNSFAFINAIEVVSAPDTLISDSATALSPHGEFKGWDQPIYNKAWTDAIVNRIEVMKMSNDADSLDGFFSVDGKYEGAKFSNQGATIATAFFLFWGSPN, from the exons ATGCATTGCAccttctccaaaaaaaaaaaaaactaccttCAGTTTCTTCCTCGTATTCATCATTCATGTACCCCATGTTCATCTCCACCCTCATTGTGGAGCCTcaacaatggaagaagaaaacaaaggaaTCATAGTGAAGCTTCCTTTTGTGTCATCCCTTTCAATATTTCTtcaccttttttccttttcacccCTGCCAAATGTGACTCTTCTTTCTCACCTAATGTTAACTATCTCATTGATTGTGGCTCCTCCCACCCCACTCTGCTCAAAGATGGTAGAACCTTCAAATCTGATCGTGAAACCACTTCTCTCCTATCTACAACTGAAGATTTACAAATATCACTCGACTCATATCTCTCCCCTTCTGTTCCTTCTTCATCATCACTTCCTTTGCATCAAACCGCAAGAGTTTTTCAAGAGGAATCCACGTACTCCTTTTACATCTACAAAAGTGGGAGACTTTGGGTTCGTCTTTACTTCTTCCCTCTCCCTGACCCTTCCTATAACCTAACAAGTGCGGTTTTCTCTGTCCAAACCAATCAGCACGTGCTCTTGCATGAGTTCTCTGTGAGGAACAATGACACATCTGTTTTCAAGGAATACCTTGTTAATGTTTCTGATAGTAGATTCTCTCTTAAATTCAAGCCTAAGAAAAACTCATTTGCGTTCATCAATGCCATTGAGGTTGTCTCAGCCCCTGACACTCTAATATCAGATTCAGCAACTGCActttccccacatggagaattCAAAGG GTGGGACCAGCCAATCTACAACAAGGCATGGACCGATGCAATTGTGAATAGAATTGAGGTGATGAAGATGAGCAACGATGCAGACAGCTTGGATGGTTTTTTCTCTGTTGATGGGAAATACGAAGGGGCCAAGTTCAGCAACCAAGGAGCTACCATA
- the LOC114411838 gene encoding uncharacterized protein LOC114411838: MVDSDLPPSPNDFLFPPIDHENLQIASQTPPSPPSPQPFDSRLRGWISISFHILRSKLSSLMQRGPIWSIGLPSAALLMSCWIFISIRKKITLTPNEARLVNIIKDKDRKIAKLLHQIAQMNEILIDRHKALVAKAAAAE; encoded by the exons ATGGTGGATTCTGACCTTCCACCGAGTCCAAATGATTTCCTATTTCCCCCAATCGACCACGAAAATCTCCAAATTGCGTCACAAACCCCTCCCTCACCTCCTTCACCCCAACCCTTCGATTCTCGTCTTCGCGGCTGGATTAGTATCTCCTTCCACATATTGCGTTCCAAGCTTTCATCTTTGATGCAGAGAGGGCCAATTTGGTCAATTGGGCTGCCTTCTGCAGCGCTTCTAATGTCATGCTGGATCTTCATCTCCATCAGGAAGAAGATAACCCTCACGCCCAATGAAGCGCGTCTCGTTAACATCATCAAGGACAAAGATCGG AAAATTGCCAAACTCTTGCACCAGATTGCACAAATGAATGAAATACTCATAGATCGTCACAAAGCTTTGGTTGCAAAAGCAGCGGCAGCGGAATGA
- the LOC114411837 gene encoding probable xyloglucan 6-xylosyltransferase 5: MGQENHHHKRSTGVGLPTSNARSRGGNALPRGRQIQKTFNNIKITILCGFVTILVLRGTIGVNLGSSDNDAVNQNLIEETNRILAEIRSDADPSDPDDQQFFNPNDTFTLGPKIASWDTERKNWLHQNPEYPNFVRGKPRILLLTGSPPKPCDNPIGDHYLLKSIKNKIDYCRLHGIEIVYNLAHLDVELAGYWAKLPMIRRLMLSHPEVEWIWWMDSDAFFTDMVFELPMSKYDEYNLVLHGYPDLLFEQKSWIAVNTGSFLFRNCQWSLDLLDDWAPMGPKGPVREEAGKILTANLKGRPAFEADDQSALIYLLLSKKEKWMDKVFLENSFYLHGYWAGLVDRYEEMIEKYHPGLGDERWPFVTHFVGCKPCGSYGDYPVERCLSSMERAFNFADNQVLKLYGFRHRGLLSPKIKRIRNETVSPLEFVDQFDIRRHSTENTESKS, from the coding sequence ATGGGGCAAGAGAACCACCACCACAAGCGCAGCACCGGCGTGGGCTTGCCGACCTCCAACGCGCGAAGCCGCGGCGGCAACGCGCTTCCCCGCGGCCGCCAGATCCAGAAGACCTTCAACAACATCAAGATCACCATCCTCTGCGGCTTCGTCACCATCCTCGTCCTCCGCGGCACCATCGGTGTCAACCTCGGTTCCTCCGACAACGACGCCGTCAACCAGAATCTCATCGAGGAGACCAACCGCATCCTCGCCGAGATCCGATCCGACGCCGACCCTTCCGATCCCGACGACCAGCAATTCTTCAACCCTAACGACACCTTCACCCTCGGCCCCAAGATCGCTAGTTGGGACACAGAGCGCAAAAATTGGCTTCACCAAAACCCTGAGTACCCTAATTTCGTCAGAGGTAAACCTCGCATCTTGCTCCTTACCGGTTCCCCTCCCAAGCCCTGTGATAACCCTATTGGAGATCATTACCTTTTGAAGTCGATTAAGAATAAGATTGATTACTGTAGATTACACGGGATTGAAATTGTGTATAATTTGGCTCATTTGGATGTGGAACTTGCTGGGTATTGGGCTAAGTTGCCTATGATTCGGAGGTTGATGCTGTCGCATCCTGAGGTGGAGTGGATTTGGTGGATGGATAGTGATGCTTTTTTTACTGATATGGTGTTTGAGCTTCCAATGTCTAAGTATGATGAGTACAATTTGGTGCTTCATGGTTACCCTGATTTGTTGTTTGAGCAGAAGTCTTGGATTGCGGTGAATACCGGGAGTTTTCTGTTTAGGAACTGTCAGTGGTCTTTGGATTTGCTTGATGATTGGGCTCCCATGGGCCCCAAGGGGCCGGTGCGCGAGGAGGCCGGGAAGATCTTGACGGCCAATCTCAAGGGGAGGCCGGCGTTTGAGGCTGATGATCAGTCCGCATTGATATACTTGTTGctgtccaagaaggagaagtgGATGGACAAGGTGTTTCTTGAGAATTCATTCTACTTGCACGGTTACTGGGCCGGGTTGGTTGATCGGTATGAGGAGATGATTGAGAAGTATCACCCAGGGTTGGGGGATGAGAGGTGGCCGTTTGTTACACATTTTGTTGGATGTAAGCCGTGTGGGAGCTATGGAGATTATCCTGTGGAGAGGTGCCTCAGTAGCATGGAGAGGGCTTTCAATTTTGCAGATAATCAGGTGCTCAAGCTCTATGGGTTCAGGCACCGTGGTCTCTTGAGTCCTAAGATCAAGAGGATCAGAAATGAGACAGTTAGTCCTTTGGAGTTTGTAGACCAGTTTGATATTCGAAGACATTCTACGGAAAACACGGAATCAAAGAGCTAG
- the LOC114411841 gene encoding two-component response regulator-like APRR1 yields the protein MDAETETEELINLNDKSSNFGGNNSKSGDGFIDRSKVRILLCDNDSKSSEEVFALLLGCSYQVTSVRSARQVIDALNAEGQYIDIILAEVDLPIKKGMKLLKYIARDKELCRIPVIMMSAQDEVSIVVKCLRLGAADYLVKPLRTNELLNLWTHMWRRRRMLGLVENNILTYDFDLVASDPSDANTNSTTLFSDDTDDKSKRSTNPETGVSIQQEQEASIATIAAVVVELPNALLSEYQPDVPGISDRRTVAATPRQHPSSSRTNDGHFLSGPKKSELKIGESSAFFTYVKATTLKRNVEESAHVDNTTTTEVRVEDMNQACTEQGGNDLKTHENEEMFENHSQDDLPSSNSIPDSFSIERSCTPPASTEVSQQKHYKEEHSQGVVHPRNGSHGSGPAQHAYPYYISGVVNHVMMPSSAQLYQKNIQDLQSHAGSSMIAQYNHLPQCPPHANGMTSFPYYPMSICLQPGQISTNSWPSLGSSSSCEVKISKVDRREAALVKFRQKRKERCFDKKIRYVNRKRLAERRPRVRGQFVRKLNGINVDLNGQPASTDYDEDDEEEEDNHGARDSSPEDA from the exons ATGGATGCTGAAACTGAGACTGAGGAACTTATAAATTTGAACGATAAATCAAGTAACTTTGGTGGGAATAATAGTAAGAGTGGCGATGGATTCATTGACAGAAGCAAAGTGaggattttgttgtgtgataaCGATTCCAAGAGTTCTGAAGAGGTTTTTGCTCTTCTTTTGGGATGCTCTTACCAGG TTACTTCAGTAAGGTCAGCTAGGCAAGTAATTGATGCACTGAATGCGGAGGGGCAATATATAGATATCATACTAGCTGAAGTTGACCTTCCAATAAAGAAAGGCATGAAGTTGTTGAAGTACATAGCAAGGGATAAAGAATTGTGTCGAATCCCTGTTATAA TGATGTCTGCACAAGATGAGGTTTCCATTGTTGTAAAGTGCTTGAGGCTTGGAGCAGCAGATTACCTAGTAAAGCCTTTACGCACAAATGAACTACTAAATTTGTGGACACACATGTGGAGAAGGAGGCGCATG CTTGGACTTGTAGAGAACAACATCTTGACTTATGACTTTGATCTGGTAGCATCAGATCCAAGTGATGCCAATACAAACAGTACCACCTTGTTCTCTGATGACACAGATGACAAGTCCAAAAGAAGCACTAATCCAGAGACAGGAGTATCAATCCAACAGGAACAAGAG GCTAGTATTGCCACCATTGCTGCTGTGGTGGTGGAGCTTCCCAATGCTCTTCTATCAGAATATCAGCCTGATGTGCCTGGAATAAGTGATCGTCGAACAG TTGCAGCTACTCCAAGGCAGCATCCATCAAGCAGCAGAACTAATGATG GACATTTTTTATCTGGTCCAAAGAAGAGTGAACTGAAGATTGGAGAGTCATCAGCCTTTTTCACCTATGTCAAAGCAACAACACTTAAGAGAAACGTTGAAGAGAGTGCTCATGTTGACAATACTACTACTACAGAAGTCAGGGTGGAAGATATGAATCAAGCATGTACTGAACAGGGGGGTAATGACCTTAAAAcacatgaaaatgaagaaatgttTGAAAACCATTCACAAGATGACTTACCCAGCAGCAATAGTATCCCCGATTCTTTCTCTATTGAGAGATCTTGTACTCCACCTGCATCGACGGAAGTTTCACAGCAAAAGCATTACAAGGAAGAACATTCTCAGGGAGTGGTGCATCCAAGAAATGGTAGTCATGGTTCTGGGCCTGCTCAACATGCTTATCCATATTATATTTCAGGAGTTGTTAATCACGTTATGATGCCATCATCAGCACAACTGTATCAAAAGAATATCCAGGACCTGCAGAGTCATGCTGGTTCTTCCATGATTGCACAGTACAATCATCTTCCCCAATGTCCTCCTCATGCAAATGGGATGACATCCTTCCCATATTATCcgatgagcatttgcttacaaCCTGGTCAGATTTCTACTAATTCTTGGCCATCATTAGGAAGTTCAAGTTCATGTGaagtaaaaataagtaaagTTGATAGGAGAGAAGCAGCATTGGTGAAGTTTAGACAGAAAAGGAAAGAGCGCTGCTTTGATAAGAAAATTAGGTATGTCAACAGAAAACGGCTCGCAGAAAGGCGGCCTCGTGTGAGGGGACAGTTTGTCAGAAAGTTGAATGGTATTAATGTGGATCTTAATGGGCAACCTGCTTCCACTGAttatgatgaagatgatgaagaagaggaagacaATCATGGAGCAAGAGATTCCTCTCCTGAGGATGCTTGA